From a single Planctellipticum variicoloris genomic region:
- a CDS encoding Gfo/Idh/MocA family protein, whose translation MSPLHFADRRSFLRGAGAVLAASCAAQPVAAQDSAPITVGVIGTGGRGCDLIRSLSTIEGVRIVGVCDDYGPHLERGWQYAGPQARSFSDYRKLLDETKPQAVAIAVPLFLHFEMASAALKAGCAVFCEKTLAYDLDQARGLVRLVEEKRAVFQVGLQRRSNAIYQQAVAMVQTGLLGRITAVECQWHRHNDWRRPVPVAAEHEDFTRLDHKLNWRLYRPFSRGLLAELASHQLDVVQWMLGVPPKRVLATGGVDYWRDGRDVADNVFCIYEYEVTPPPERPNAPPLPPGVDNRPYQVRVTWSSLQNNAYEGASELILGTKGTLFLSQNKGLLYREAAADDIAWSKAADRNAAVVTSGKTLKLSSDPWARRGTPFEIDAAGDDTRDELVSFIEHVRSNDPATVCTVRDGLINTATVLMAHEAMDRGTPQTFPDL comes from the coding sequence ATGTCTCCCCTGCACTTTGCTGATCGTCGATCGTTTCTCCGAGGCGCCGGAGCTGTGCTGGCGGCCAGTTGCGCCGCTCAGCCGGTTGCCGCTCAGGATTCGGCTCCGATCACGGTGGGAGTGATCGGCACCGGAGGTCGGGGCTGCGATCTGATTCGTTCGCTGAGTACGATCGAAGGCGTCCGCATCGTGGGCGTCTGCGACGACTACGGACCGCACCTGGAACGGGGCTGGCAGTACGCCGGGCCGCAGGCGCGTTCGTTCAGCGACTACCGGAAACTCCTCGACGAAACGAAACCGCAGGCAGTGGCGATCGCGGTGCCGCTCTTTCTGCACTTCGAGATGGCTTCGGCGGCGCTCAAGGCCGGGTGCGCAGTCTTCTGCGAGAAAACGCTGGCTTACGATCTGGATCAGGCCCGCGGCCTGGTGCGACTGGTCGAAGAGAAGCGGGCCGTTTTCCAGGTGGGGCTGCAGCGACGGTCCAACGCGATCTACCAGCAGGCGGTCGCGATGGTTCAGACGGGACTCCTGGGGCGGATTACCGCCGTCGAATGTCAGTGGCATCGCCATAACGACTGGCGGAGACCGGTCCCGGTCGCGGCGGAGCACGAGGACTTCACCCGGCTCGACCACAAGCTGAACTGGCGGCTGTATCGTCCCTTTTCCCGCGGACTGCTGGCCGAGCTGGCCAGTCATCAGCTCGACGTTGTGCAGTGGATGCTCGGCGTGCCGCCGAAGCGGGTGCTGGCGACGGGGGGCGTGGACTACTGGCGCGACGGTCGCGACGTGGCGGACAATGTCTTCTGCATCTACGAGTACGAGGTGACGCCGCCGCCCGAACGTCCGAATGCGCCGCCGCTGCCGCCCGGCGTGGACAACCGGCCCTATCAGGTCCGGGTGACCTGGTCCTCGCTGCAGAACAATGCATACGAGGGGGCGAGCGAGCTGATTCTGGGAACGAAGGGGACGTTGTTCCTGTCGCAGAACAAAGGACTGCTCTACCGCGAAGCCGCGGCGGACGACATCGCCTGGTCGAAAGCCGCTGATCGAAACGCCGCGGTTGTCACCTCCGGCAAGACGCTGAAGCTTTCCAGCGATCCCTGGGCGCGCCGGGGGACGCCGTTCGAGATCGACGCGGCCGGCGATGACACGCGGGACGAGCTGGTGTCGTTCATCGAGCACGTCCGGTCGAACGATCCGGCGACGGTCTGCACTGTGCGCGACGGACTGATTAATACAGC